A window from Gasterosteus aculeatus chromosome 14, fGasAcu3.hap1.1, whole genome shotgun sequence encodes these proteins:
- the atp8b5b gene encoding putative phospholipid-transporting ATPase IM → MGSVTSYFGPLCGEEQKIEEERHFRGNDRPFNLSYHYADNAITTSKYSVFTFLPLNLFEQFRRLANAYFLSLMLLQLIPQISSLSWFTTAVPLILVLSITAVKDASDDINRHRSDKQVNNRMVNVLIDGELRSDKWMNVQVGDIIKLENNQFVTADLMLLSSSEPLNLVYVETAELDGETNLKVKQALTVTGKMGDSIHALAAFKGEVRCEPPNNRLDKFRGTLSLDGQTYSLDNDKVLLRGCTVRNTDWCFGLVIFGGPDTKLMQNSGKTTFKRTSIDHLMNVLVLCIFGFLAFMCTVLAIGNGIWEVREGSVFTIFLPREQGVNAALSSFLSFWSYVIVLNTVVPISLYVSVEIIRLGNSFYIDWDRKMYYPKNDTPAQARTTTLNEELGQIKYIFSDKTGTLTQNIMTFNKCSINGKAYGELFDFSGQRVEITEKTERVDFSWNKLADPKFSFHDHSLGETVRGGNLEARAFFRLLALCHTVMPEEKKEGELHYQAQSPDEGALVTAARNFGFVFRSRTPESITAMEMGIKVVYELLAVLDFNNVRKRMSVIVRSPEGKLTLFCKGADTIIYERLHPSCNKLKEVTTIHLNEYAGDGLRTLVLAYKDLDEDYMNDWKRRHHEASTAMGDREERLEELYEEIEKDLMLLGATAVEDKLQDGVPQTIEQLAKADIKIWVLTGDKQETAENIGYSCNMLREEMKEIFVVAANTAEGVKEELQKARRTMCPEVAEEPTVIKARAGLFWLQKTERVEDEKVDGDYGLIINGHSLAFGLEKDLQLELLRTACMCQTVICCRVTPLQKAQVVQLVKKYKQAVTLAIGDGANDVSMIKAAHIGVGISGQEGMQAVLSSDFSFAQFRYLQRLLLVHGRWSYLRMCKFLGYFFYKNFTFTFVHFWYAFFCGFSAQTVYDEWFITLYNMVYTALPVLGMSLFDQDVNDRWSFQYPQLYAPGQLNLYFSKKAFVRCMMHSCYSSLILFFIPWAAMHDTVRDDGKDIADYQSFALLAQTCLLVVMNIQLCLDTYYWTAVNHFFVWGSLAAYFAITLTMYSNGMFLIFTSSFPFIGTARNSLNQPNVWLTIFLTSLLCILPVVAFRFILIQLRPTINDKVRHTVRKEALPAPAPRRPPARRISTRRSGYAFSHSQGFGDLVTSRRFLLKMPLRSRPVVFTQTDSALAQSQPQHYRTIAEEREEPQSPQAVAAAAAQ, encoded by the exons ATGGGGTCGGTAACATCGTACTTTGGCCCCTTGTGTGGGGAAGAGCAAAAGATAG aggaggagagacactTTCGAGGGAATGACCGACCTTTCAACCTGTCTTACCACTATGCC GACAACGCCATCACTACCTCCAAATACAGCGTATTCACCTTCCTGCCACTGAACCTCTTTGAGCAGTTCCGGAGGCTCGCCAACGCCTACTTCCTGTCCCTCATGCTCCTCCAG CTCATCCCGCagatctcctctctgtcctggtTCACCACGGCCGTCCCTCTCATCCTCGTGCTGTCCATAACAGCGGTGAAAGATGCCAGCGATGACATA AACAGGCACAGAAGTGACAAGCAGGTGAATAACCGCATGGTGAACGTCCTCATTGACGGAGA ACTGAGGAGTGACAAATGGATGAATGTTCAGGTCGGAGACATAATCAAGCTGGAGAATAATCAGTTTGTCACA GCGGACCTCATGCTGCTCTCCAGCAGTGAGCCTCTCAACCTGGTCTACGTGGAAACGGCTGAATTGGACGG GGAAACCAATCTGAAGGTGAAACAGGCCCTGACCGTCACCGGAAAGATGGGGGACAGCATCCACGCACTGGCTGCCTTCAAGG GTGAAGTGCGGTGCGAGCCTCCCAACAACCGTCTGGACAAGTTCAGAGGAACGCTCTCCCTGGACGGACAAACCTACTCTTTGGACAACGACAAGGTGCTGCTCAGGGGATGCACTGTGAGGAACACCGACTGGTGCTTCGGTCTGGTCATCTTCGGAG GTCCCGACACCAAGCTGATGCAGAACAGTGGAAAGACGACATTCAAACGGACCAGCATTGATCACCTGATGAACGTCCTggtgttgtgt ATCTTTGGCTTCCTGGCATTTATGTGCACTGTTCTGGCCATCGGCAATGGAATctgggaggtgagggagggctCTGTGTTCACAATCTTCCTCCCTCGTGAGCAAGGGGTAAATGCCGccctctcttcctttctttccttctggTCCTACGTCATCGTCCTCAACACTGTGGTGCCCATTTCCCTTTACGTGAG TGTGGAGATCATCCGTCTTGGGAACAGCTTCTACATAGACTGGGACAGGAAGATGTATTACCCCAAAAACGACACGCCTGCCCAGGCGAGGACCACCACACTCAACGAGGAGCTGGGCCAGATCAAATACATCTTCAGCGACAAGACGGGCACCCTGACGCAGAACATCATGACTTTTAACAAGTGCTCCATCAATGGGAAAGCTTACG GGGAGCTGTTTGACTTCTCCGGACAAAGGGTAGAAATAACAGAG AAAACTGAGAGAGTGGACTTCTCCTGGAACAAGCTGGCCGATCCAAAGTTCTCGTTTCATGACCACAGTCTGGGGGAAACGGTGAGAGGGGGAAACCTGGAGGCTCGGGCCTTCTTCCGCCTCCTCGCTCTGTGCCACACAGTCATGCccgaggaaaagaaagagg GCGAGCTCCACTATCAGGCTCAGTCTCCTGACGAGGGCGCTCTGGTGACGGCAGCCAGAAACTTCGGTTTTGTGTTCCGCTCGCGCACACCGGAGAGCATCACGGCCATGGAGATGGGCATAAAAGTCGTCTATGAACTGTTGGCCGTCCTTGACTTCAATAATGTACGCAAGAGGATGTCGGTCATAG TGCGTAGCCCCGAAGGCAAGCTGACTCTGTTCTGCAAAGGAGCTGACACCATCATCTATGAAAGGCTGCACCCGTCCTGCAACAAACTCAAGGAAGTGACCACGATACACCTCAAC GAGTATGCGGGAGACGGGCTCCGCACGCTGGTCCTGGCCTACAAGGACCTGGATGAGGACTACATGAATGACTGGAAACGGCGCCACCATGAGGCCAGCACCGCTATGGGGGATCGAGAGGAGAGGCTGGAGGAGCTTTATGAGGAGATAGAGAAAGACCTGATG CTGTTGGGAGCGACAGCTGTGGAGGACAAGCTGCAGGACGGCGTGCCACAGACCATAGAGCAGCTGGCTAAAGCTGACATCAAGATCTGGGTGTTAACTGGAGATAAACAGG AGACGGCGGAGAACATAGGCTATTCCTGCAACATGCtgagagaggagatgaaggagatcTTTGTTGTGGCTGCCAACACGGCCGAAGGAGTCAAAGAAGAGCTACA GAAGGCCAGGAGGACAATGTGTCCCGAAGTAGCGGAGGAGCCGACTGTGATCAAGGCTCGAGCCGGCCTGTTCTGGCTCCAGAAGACGGAGAGAGTGGAGGACGAGAAGGTTGATGGAGACTACGGCCTAATTATAAATGGCCACAGTCTG GCCTTTGGACTGGAGAAGGACTtgcagctggagctgctgagAACAGCGTGCATGTGTCAGACAGTGATCTGCTGCCGCGTCACCCCTTTGCAGAAGGCCCAGGTGGTTCAGCTGGTCAAGAAATACAAGCAAGCCGTCACTCTGGCCATCGGCGATGGCGCCAATGACGTCAGCATGATCAAGG CTGCTCATATCGGTGTTGGTATCAGCGGTCAGGAGGGCATGCAGGCGGTCCTCTCCAGCGACTTCTCCTTTGCACAGTTCCGATACCttcagcgcctcctgctggtgcACGGCCGCTGGTCCTACCTGCGCATGTGCAAGTTCCTGGGATATTTCTTTTACAAGAACTTCACCTTCACCTTTGTGCATTTCTGGTACGCCTTCTTCTGTGGCTTCTCCGCTCAG ACTGTTTATGACGAGTGGTTCATCACCTTGTACAACATGGTTTACACAGCACTTCCTGTCCTTGGCATGAGCCTCTTTGACCAG GATGTCAACGACCGCTGGAGTTTTCAGTATCCTCAGCTGTACGCTCCGGGCCAGCTCAACCTGTACTTCAGCAAAAAAGCCTTCGTCCGCTGCATGATGCACAGCTGCTACAGctccctcatcctcttcttcatcccgtGGGCCGCCATGCACGATACGGTGCGAGACGACGGCAAAGACATTGCCGACTACCAGTCCTTCGCCCTGCTGGCGCAGACCTGTCTGCTTGTGGTGATGAACATTCAG TTGTGTCTGGACACCTATTACTGGACGGCAGTGAACCATTTTTTTGTGTGGGGCAGCCTGGCCGCTTACTTTGCCATCACGTTAACCATGTACAGCAACGGCATGTTCCTCATCTTCACCTCCTCTTTCCCCTTCATTG GCACGGCGAGGAACTCCCTGAACCAGCCCAACGTTTGGCTCACCATCTTCCTGACATCCCTCCTCTGTATTCTGCCTGTGGTGGCTTTCCGCTTCATTCTCATTCAGCTTCGGCCCACCATCAACGACAAG